A genomic region of Raphanus sativus cultivar WK10039 chromosome 6, ASM80110v3, whole genome shotgun sequence contains the following coding sequences:
- the LOC108813508 gene encoding lysine-specific demethylase JMJ13 isoform X2: protein MAERRSCLSKEAKDGLEYLKRKRLQKMRPDSVNETVDFSTMARSGGDALRPSLASRGIRLRVTSSGAVPTSAKGAFLKEKVDKFETDDLKWTERVPECPVYRPTKDEFEDPLTYLQKIFPEASKYGICKVVSPLTAIVPAGAVLMKEKSNFKFTTRVQPLRLAEWDSDDKVTFFMSGRNYTFRDYEKMANKVFARRYCSGGSLPDSFLEKEFWKEILCGKTESVEYACDVDGSAFSSAPGDPLGSSNWNLNKVSRLRKSILRLLETSIPGVTEPMLYIGMLFSMFAWHVEDHYLYSINYQHCGASKTWYGVPGSAALKFEKVVREYVYNDDILSTSGEDGAFDVLLGKTTIFPPKILLDHDVPVYKAVQKPGEFVVTFPRAYHAGFSHGFNCGEAVNFAMGDWFPFGAIASCRYAHLNRLPLLPHEELICKEAMLLNSSSKPENLDFTPTELSGQRNIKTAFVHLIRFLHLARWSLMKSGLCTGIVSNTYGTIVCSMCKRDCYLAFINCHCYSHPVCLRHDVKKLDLPCGTTRTLFLRDNIEALEAAAEKFEKEDGVSDMITTDEELYTYPSSSITLAAAREDGYSPYSTIYFDFNTELEMTPGNPVTSYEANAPCISSVTDDYVNRRAPNCSSSSDSKLLEEVASSSNKKTRFFSAVKDEPIVTDQESDGSDSESFRVKRRSFKLENRTVVLETRDSEHHQDLKRLKRPQNYHEGRCSASINSISKQEEEVVLVISNRKETDEQQSDVMMMKDEHHFGGFKRLKVKGLIKP from the exons ATG GCGGAAAGGAGGAGTTGCTTGTCCAAAGAGGCTAAAGATGGGTTAGAATATCTGAAACGTAAAAGGCTTCAGAAGATGAGACCAGACTCTGTCAATGAAACAGTAGACTTCAGCACAATGGCTAGAAGTGGTGGTGATGCTTTGAGACCATCTTTAGCGTCACGTGGAATCAGATTACGTGTAACTTCTAGTGGCGCAGTACCTACTTCTGCTAAGGGTGCCTTTTTGAAGGAGAAAGTGGACAAGTTTGAGACGGATGATCTTAAGTGGACCGAGAGGGTTCCGGAATGTCCTGTCTACAGACCAACTAAGGATGAGTTTGAGGATCCTTTGACTTATCTGCAGAAGATTTTCCCAGAAGCTTCAAAATATG GTATTTGTAAGGTCGTATCTCCTTTGACAGCAATAGTTCCAGCAGGCGCTGTGCTGATGAAAGAGAAATCAAACTTTAAGTTCACTACCAGAGTACAACCCCTCCGACTTGCTGAGTGGGATTCTGATGATAAAGTTACATTCTTCATGAGTGGGAG GAACTATACATTTCGCGATTATGAAAAAATGGCCAACAAGGTATTTGCACGTAGATATTGCAGTGGTGGCTCTCTGCCCGACTCATTCCTGGAGAAAGAATTCTGGAAGGAAATCTTGTGTGGCAAGACTGAATCAGTTGAGTATGCGTGTGATGTAGATGGTAGCGCATTTTCATCTGCACCAGGTGACCCGCTAGGAAGCAGCAACTGGAACTTGAAT AAAGTTTCAAGGCTGCGGAAGTCTATCCTGCGCCTTCTTGAAACATCCATACCG GGAGTCACTGAACCCATGCTTTACATCGGAATGCTATTTAGTATGTTTGCCTGGCATGTTGAGGACCATTATTTGTACAG CATCAATTATCAGCATTGTGGAGCATCAAAAACGTGGTATGGTGTTCCAGGATCTGCAGCTCTAAAATTTGAAAAGGTGGTCAGAGAGTATGTGTACAATGATGATATTTTATCAACTAGTGGAGAGGATGGAGCCTTTGATGTGCTTCTAGGAAAGACTACTATATTCCCACCAAAGATTCTGTTGGATCATGATGTGCCGGTGTACAAGGCTGTACAGAAACCTGGAGAGTTCGTTGTTACATTCCCTAGGGCTTATCATGCTGGTTTCAGCCACG GTTTTAACTGTGGTGAGGCAGTGAACTTTGCAATGGGTGACTGGTTTCCTTTTGGAGCTATTGCTAGTTGCCGGTATGCTCATCTAAACAGattgccattgcttcctcatgaAGAATTGATTTGCAAAGAAGCAATGCTCTTAAATTCAAGTTCCAAACCCGAGAATCTTGATTTTACGCCTACGGAATTGTCAGGGCAACGAAACATCAAGACTGCGTTTGTACATCTGATTCGTTTTCTTCATCTGGCTCGATGGTCTCTAATGAAGTCAGGATTATGCACAGGGATTGTTTCAAATACATATGGAACCATCGTATGCAGTATGTGTAAACGGGATTGCTACTTGGCGTTTATAAACTGCCATTGCTACTCACATCCCGTCTGTCTCCGTCATG ATGTTAAAAAGCTTGACCTTCCATGCGGGACAACACGTACTCTTTTCTTGAGGGATAACATTGAAGCCCTGGAAGCTGCTGCAGAGAAGTTTGAGAAAGAAGATGGAGTTTCAGATATGATTACAACTGATGAAGAGTTATACACATATCCATCGTCGTCAATCACACTTGCAGCTGCAAGAGAAGATGGATATTCACCGTATTCCACTATATACTTTGACTTCAACACCGAGTTAGAGATGACACCTGGAAATCCTGTCACGAGCTACGAAGCAAATGCTCCATGTATCTCCTCAGTTACTGATGATTAC GTAAATAGACGAGCTCCTAACTGTAGTAGCAGTAGTGATTCTAAGCTCCTAGAAGAAGTAGCAAGCAGCAGTAACAAGAAAACTCGGTTCTTCTCTGCGGTTAAAGATGAACCCATAGTTACGGATCAGGAAAGTGACGGTTCTGATTCCGAGAGTTTCAGAGTCAAACGCCGTTCATTTAAACTGGAAAACCGAACAGTTGTTTTGGAGACAAGAGACTCTGAACATCATCAG GATCTTAAAAGATTGAAGAGACCGCAGAACTACCATGAAGGAAGATGTAGTGCTAGTATCAATAGTATTAgtaagcaagaagaagaagtggtgTTAGTAATATCAAACAGAAAAGAAACTGATGAGCAGCAAAGTGacgtgatgatgatgaaggaTGAGCATCATTTTGGTGGGTTTAAACGTTTGAAAGTGAAAGGGTTGATAAAGCCGTAA
- the LOC108813508 gene encoding lysine-specific demethylase JMJ13 isoform X1 encodes MAERRSCLSKEAKDGLEYLKRKRLQKMRPDSVNETVDFSTMARSGGDALRPSLASRGIRLRVTSSGAVPTSAKGAFLKEKVDKFETDDLKWTERVPECPVYRPTKDEFEDPLTYLQKIFPEASKYGICKVVSPLTAIVPAGAVLMKEKSNFKFTTRVQPLRLAEWDSDDKVTFFMSGRNYTFRDYEKMANKVFARRYCSGGSLPDSFLEKEFWKEILCGKTESVEYACDVDGSAFSSAPGDPLGSSNWNLNKVSRLRKSILRLLETSIPGVTEPMLYIGMLFSMFAWHVEDHYLYSINYQHCGASKTWYGVPGSAALKFEKVVREYVYNDDILSTSGEDGAFDVLLGKTTIFPPKILLDHDVPVYKAVQKPGEFVVTFPRAYHAGFSHGFNCGEAVNFAMGDWFPFGAIASCRYAHLNRLPLLPHEELICKEAMLLNSSSKPENLDFTPTELSGQRNIKTAFVHLIRFLHLARWSLMKSGLCTGIVSNTYGTIVCSMCKRDCYLAFINCHCYSHPVCLRHDVKKLDLPCGTTRTLFLRDNIEALEAAAEKFEKEDGVSDMITTDEELYTYPSSSITLAAAREDGYSPYSTIYFDFNTELEMTPGNPVTSYEANAPCISSVTDDYQVNRRAPNCSSSSDSKLLEEVASSSNKKTRFFSAVKDEPIVTDQESDGSDSESFRVKRRSFKLENRTVVLETRDSEHHQDLKRLKRPQNYHEGRCSASINSISKQEEEVVLVISNRKETDEQQSDVMMMKDEHHFGGFKRLKVKGLIKP; translated from the exons ATG GCGGAAAGGAGGAGTTGCTTGTCCAAAGAGGCTAAAGATGGGTTAGAATATCTGAAACGTAAAAGGCTTCAGAAGATGAGACCAGACTCTGTCAATGAAACAGTAGACTTCAGCACAATGGCTAGAAGTGGTGGTGATGCTTTGAGACCATCTTTAGCGTCACGTGGAATCAGATTACGTGTAACTTCTAGTGGCGCAGTACCTACTTCTGCTAAGGGTGCCTTTTTGAAGGAGAAAGTGGACAAGTTTGAGACGGATGATCTTAAGTGGACCGAGAGGGTTCCGGAATGTCCTGTCTACAGACCAACTAAGGATGAGTTTGAGGATCCTTTGACTTATCTGCAGAAGATTTTCCCAGAAGCTTCAAAATATG GTATTTGTAAGGTCGTATCTCCTTTGACAGCAATAGTTCCAGCAGGCGCTGTGCTGATGAAAGAGAAATCAAACTTTAAGTTCACTACCAGAGTACAACCCCTCCGACTTGCTGAGTGGGATTCTGATGATAAAGTTACATTCTTCATGAGTGGGAG GAACTATACATTTCGCGATTATGAAAAAATGGCCAACAAGGTATTTGCACGTAGATATTGCAGTGGTGGCTCTCTGCCCGACTCATTCCTGGAGAAAGAATTCTGGAAGGAAATCTTGTGTGGCAAGACTGAATCAGTTGAGTATGCGTGTGATGTAGATGGTAGCGCATTTTCATCTGCACCAGGTGACCCGCTAGGAAGCAGCAACTGGAACTTGAAT AAAGTTTCAAGGCTGCGGAAGTCTATCCTGCGCCTTCTTGAAACATCCATACCG GGAGTCACTGAACCCATGCTTTACATCGGAATGCTATTTAGTATGTTTGCCTGGCATGTTGAGGACCATTATTTGTACAG CATCAATTATCAGCATTGTGGAGCATCAAAAACGTGGTATGGTGTTCCAGGATCTGCAGCTCTAAAATTTGAAAAGGTGGTCAGAGAGTATGTGTACAATGATGATATTTTATCAACTAGTGGAGAGGATGGAGCCTTTGATGTGCTTCTAGGAAAGACTACTATATTCCCACCAAAGATTCTGTTGGATCATGATGTGCCGGTGTACAAGGCTGTACAGAAACCTGGAGAGTTCGTTGTTACATTCCCTAGGGCTTATCATGCTGGTTTCAGCCACG GTTTTAACTGTGGTGAGGCAGTGAACTTTGCAATGGGTGACTGGTTTCCTTTTGGAGCTATTGCTAGTTGCCGGTATGCTCATCTAAACAGattgccattgcttcctcatgaAGAATTGATTTGCAAAGAAGCAATGCTCTTAAATTCAAGTTCCAAACCCGAGAATCTTGATTTTACGCCTACGGAATTGTCAGGGCAACGAAACATCAAGACTGCGTTTGTACATCTGATTCGTTTTCTTCATCTGGCTCGATGGTCTCTAATGAAGTCAGGATTATGCACAGGGATTGTTTCAAATACATATGGAACCATCGTATGCAGTATGTGTAAACGGGATTGCTACTTGGCGTTTATAAACTGCCATTGCTACTCACATCCCGTCTGTCTCCGTCATG ATGTTAAAAAGCTTGACCTTCCATGCGGGACAACACGTACTCTTTTCTTGAGGGATAACATTGAAGCCCTGGAAGCTGCTGCAGAGAAGTTTGAGAAAGAAGATGGAGTTTCAGATATGATTACAACTGATGAAGAGTTATACACATATCCATCGTCGTCAATCACACTTGCAGCTGCAAGAGAAGATGGATATTCACCGTATTCCACTATATACTTTGACTTCAACACCGAGTTAGAGATGACACCTGGAAATCCTGTCACGAGCTACGAAGCAAATGCTCCATGTATCTCCTCAGTTACTGATGATTAC cAGGTAAATAGACGAGCTCCTAACTGTAGTAGCAGTAGTGATTCTAAGCTCCTAGAAGAAGTAGCAAGCAGCAGTAACAAGAAAACTCGGTTCTTCTCTGCGGTTAAAGATGAACCCATAGTTACGGATCAGGAAAGTGACGGTTCTGATTCCGAGAGTTTCAGAGTCAAACGCCGTTCATTTAAACTGGAAAACCGAACAGTTGTTTTGGAGACAAGAGACTCTGAACATCATCAG GATCTTAAAAGATTGAAGAGACCGCAGAACTACCATGAAGGAAGATGTAGTGCTAGTATCAATAGTATTAgtaagcaagaagaagaagtggtgTTAGTAATATCAAACAGAAAAGAAACTGATGAGCAGCAAAGTGacgtgatgatgatgaaggaTGAGCATCATTTTGGTGGGTTTAAACGTTTGAAAGTGAAAGGGTTGATAAAGCCGTAA